A single region of the Chryseobacterium culicis genome encodes:
- a CDS encoding 3'-5' exonuclease — protein sequence MKTTNEIIIIDLEATCWENDRIPSGQKVDIIEIGICKFNLTSKAISQKQSIYVIPERSEINRFCTKLTGITPQLIEEKGIYFEEACEKIKDEYHSAPLTWAGYGNFDGEQIIEQCDWLGIKNPFSENYMNVMYEFKRHFGLHKQIGLKRALDYLNMDFEGTHHSGADDAYNTARILTKIL from the coding sequence ATGAAAACAACCAATGAGATTATAATCATCGATCTGGAAGCGACATGTTGGGAAAACGACAGAATTCCCAGCGGACAGAAAGTCGATATTATAGAAATAGGAATTTGCAAATTCAATTTAACATCAAAAGCAATTTCCCAAAAACAAAGCATTTATGTAATTCCTGAAAGATCAGAAATCAACAGATTCTGCACAAAACTGACAGGAATTACTCCGCAACTGATAGAAGAAAAAGGAATCTATTTCGAAGAAGCCTGTGAAAAAATCAAGGATGAATACCATTCCGCACCACTTACCTGGGCTGGATATGGGAACTTCGATGGAGAACAGATCATAGAACAATGTGACTGGCTCGGTATAAAGAATCCTTTTTCAGAAAACTATATGAATGTGATGTATGAATTTAAAAGACATTTCGGATTACACAAACAAATAGGACTTAAAAGAGCCCTGGATTATTTGAACATGGACTTTGAAGGCACCCACCACAGCGGAGCAGACGATGCTTATAATACAGCCAGAATTTTAACTAAGATTCTGTAA
- a CDS encoding 3'-5' exonuclease gives MKTTENILIVDLEATCWENRPPRGQESEIIEIGVCIMNAKTGKISKNEGILIKPQHSKVSPFCTELTTLTQNMLDHEGIMLDDAFDILRAEYDSEELTWASYGNYDLNMLQNQARRFYTDYPMSDDHINVKTLFGEIHPTIRKSVGMNRALGELGMTLEGTHHRGVDDAKNIAKILHWCLKNY, from the coding sequence GTGAAAACAACAGAAAATATATTAATAGTAGACCTCGAAGCAACATGTTGGGAAAACCGACCGCCAAGAGGCCAGGAAAGCGAGATCATTGAGATTGGTGTATGCATCATGAATGCAAAAACCGGGAAGATCTCTAAAAATGAAGGGATTTTAATAAAGCCTCAACATTCAAAAGTAAGTCCGTTCTGTACGGAGCTTACCACTCTTACCCAAAATATGCTGGATCATGAAGGAATCATGCTGGATGATGCATTCGATATTCTGAGAGCAGAATATGATTCTGAAGAACTGACATGGGCAAGTTATGGAAATTATGATCTGAATATGCTTCAGAACCAGGCAAGGAGATTCTACACCGATTATCCAATGAGTGATGACCACATCAATGTGAAGACATTATTTGGAGAAATTCATCCTACTATCAGGAAAAGTGTAGGAATGAACCGTGCTTTGGGTGAATTGGGTATGACTTTAGAAGGTACACACCACAGAGGAGTCGATGATGCCAAAAACATTGCAAAAATTCTGCATTGGTGCCTGAAGAATTATTAA
- a CDS encoding DUF6493 family protein, whose amino-acid sequence MEHPVFSGSVFTVKNNEISLSTVYQFNIGYNAVFQNVGMNLDLPSRKRIYLFLFSGLFNKYETLCGTAFEAIFNKAVLNDLKEMKLGIIIGKKLSFERNQVNGVTHGFSKLTSLINSCNIAFGKLLIPILSAVTKTVFNAKKLLGLYHKLLQQNGYGQEIVLIRLPEEWKK is encoded by the coding sequence ATGGAGCATCCTGTTTTTTCAGGCTCTGTTTTTACAGTAAAAAATAATGAGATTTCATTAAGTACTGTATATCAGTTTAATATTGGGTATAATGCAGTGTTTCAAAATGTTGGGATGAATCTGGATTTACCTTCCCGGAAGAGGATATATTTATTCCTGTTTTCCGGACTGTTTAATAAATATGAAACACTCTGTGGTACGGCTTTTGAAGCCATATTCAACAAGGCAGTTTTGAATGATTTAAAAGAAATGAAGTTGGGAATAATAATTGGTAAAAAGTTAAGTTTTGAACGAAATCAAGTAAATGGGGTTACCCATGGTTTTTCAAAACTTACCAGTCTGATTAACAGTTGTAATATTGCTTTTGGAAAGCTGCTGATTCCCATTCTTTCAGCGGTTACGAAAACGGTTTTTAATGCCAAAAAGCTCCTCGGGCTTTATCATAAACTGTTACAGCAAAATGGGTATGGACAGGAAATAGTTCTTATCAGACTACCCGAAGAATGGAAAAAATGA